The genomic stretch GGCGATGAGCTTCTGCCCCACCTCGAACCTGTTCCTGGGTTCCGGCCTGTTCGATCTCGATCGCGCCCACGCCCTCGGCGTGCGCGTTGGTATCGGCACCGACGTCGGCGGCGGCACCAGCTTCTCGATGCTGCAGACACTCAACGAGGCCTACAAGGTGCTGCAGCTGAACGGACAGCGCCTGTCAGCCGAGCGCGCCTTCTACCTCGCCACCCTGGGCGGCGCCCGCAGCCTCTATCTCGACGACCGGATCGGCAATTTCGCGCCCGGCAAGGAGGCCGATTTCGTGGTCATCGACCCCGCCGCCACACCGCTCTTTGCCCGTCGCATGGCCGCGACAACGAGCCTGTCCGAACGCCTGTTCGTGCTGATGATGCTCGGTGACGACCGCTGCGTGGCCGCAACCCACGTCCTCGGCGAATGCGCTTTCGAGGCCGGCACGACATAGGCCCGTGATCCGGCCACACCGGCCGCCCCGATAGCGACCACGCATAAAAAAACAGGCGCCATGAGCGCCTGTCTTCACGTGTGCTGCACCCGCATTCAGACACGGTGCTTCTCTTCCACCATCCGGCTGATCAGGTGGATCACGTCGTGGCTGCCAGCCTCGGCGCTCTCCATCGCACCCACGATGGCTTCGCGGGCTTCGTCGGCGTTGACCATGTCGGACTGGATGCCCTTGAGCGCGGCGTGCACCGAGTTGTGGACCCGCGCATGCGGCTTCTCCAGGTCGGCAAACGCGCGTGTCGCACCGAACAATGCCTTCCCCGAACCGTCGTAGTACCACTTGCCGAGACGGCACTGGTGGTGATCGACCCGAATCGCATCGGCCTCTTCACCCTCGCCCTTCGCCTCCATCGACACGTAGGCATTCTGCATGTAGATGATGTGATCCATCTTGACCAGCGAGGCAAACGAGAAGTCCTTGGCGCGGTCGAGGTGATAAATGGTCTTCTCGGCCGATGTCGCCACCGCGGCGAAACGCTCGCGGAAGGTCGACACGTTGCCGCTGACCAATGCACTCTGCTCGCCAACCTCGGCGGTCTGCTCGACCATCGCCTCCACCCGGTTGCGAAAGCCCTCGGTAATGTGGCTGATCTCGGTCGTTGCCGCCTTTGTGCGTTCGGCCAGCTTGCGCACCTCGTCGGCCACCACCGCGAAACCGCGTCCCACTTCG from Parazoarcus communis encodes the following:
- a CDS encoding CZB domain-containing protein — encoded protein: MDHIIYMQNAYVSMEAKGEGEEADAIRVDHHQCRLGKWYYDGSGKALFGATRAFADLEKPHARVHNSVHAALKGIQSDMVNADEAREAIVGAMESAEAGSHDVIHLISRMVEEKHRV